A genomic stretch from Oncorhynchus masou masou isolate Uvic2021 unplaced genomic scaffold, UVic_Omas_1.1 unplaced_scaffold_459, whole genome shotgun sequence includes:
- the LOC135535196 gene encoding large ribosomal subunit protein uL16m-like isoform X1, translating into MLSLFKSALVGLANTGRSTGLQGVLQSHLKVLSAGMKTYEVPPDYSEVVLPERPKLKFLNKVPNFKKARKEMKKLRDIQGPAQTANTFTKGQYGIVALGGGYLHFGHMEMMRLTINRRMDPRTTFARWRINAPYKPITRKGLGQRMGGGKGNIDHYVTPVKYGRMIVEVGGRLELGEVEPILKEVAKKLPFPAKCPERAWQPCSRSSRTWSRTTRTPGPSRGSPGATCWGSGGSSAPLTSTTTGSTAESSTTRAGCEGVSVVPPNTF; encoded by the exons ATGCTTTCTCTATTCAAATCCGCTCTTGTCGGATTGGCCAACACTGGTAGATCCACGGGGCTCCAAG GTGTCCTGCAGAGTCACCTGAAGGTCCTGTCTGCTGGGATGAAGACATACGAGGTGCCTCCAGACTACAGCG AGGTTGTGCTACCTGAAAGACCCAAGCTGAAGTTTCTGAACAAGGTGCCCAACTTTAAGAAGGCGAGGAAGGAGATGAAGAAGCTGAGAGACATCCAGGGACCAGCCCAGACAGCCAACACCTTCACCAAGGGACAGTACGGCATCGTG gcgcTGGGCGGGGGCTACCTCCACTTTGGTCACATGGAGATGATGCGTCTGACCATCAACAGGAGGATGGACCCTCGCACCACCTTCGCCCGCTGGCGTATTAACGCCCCCTACAAGCCCATCACCAGGAAGGGCCTGGGCCAGAGGATGGGCGGGGGCAAAGGGAACATCGACCACTACGTCACACCGGTGAAGTACGGACGGATGATTGTGGAGGTTGGGGGACGGCTGGAACTGGGCGAGGTGGAGCCTATCCTCAAGGAAGTGGCCAAGAAACTGCCCTTCCCTGCCAAG TGTCCAGAGAGAGCCTGGCAGCcatgcagcaggagcagcaggacATGGAGCAGAACAACCAGAACCCCTGGACCTTCCAGAGGATCGCCAGGGGCAACATGCTGGGGGTCAGGAGGGTCCTCAGCCCCTTTGACCTCCACAACCACGGGAAGCACAGCGGAAAGTTCCACAACCCGGGCAGGGTGTGAGGGAGTCTCCGTGGTGCctccaaatacattttaa
- the LOC135535196 gene encoding large ribosomal subunit protein uL16m-like isoform X2 — MLSLFKSALVGLANTGRSTGLQGVLQSHLKVLSAGMKTYEVPPDYSEVVLPERPKLKFLNKVPNFKKARKEMKKLRDIQGPAQTANTFTKGQYGIVALGGGYLHFGHMEMMRLTINRRMDPRTTFARWRINAPYKPITRKGLGQRMGGGKGNIDHYVTPVKYGRMIVEVGGRLELGEVEPILKEVAKKLPFPAKVVSRESLAAMQQEQQDMEQNNQNPWTFQRIARGNMLGVRRVLSPFDLHNHGKHSGKFHNPGRV, encoded by the exons ATGCTTTCTCTATTCAAATCCGCTCTTGTCGGATTGGCCAACACTGGTAGATCCACGGGGCTCCAAG GTGTCCTGCAGAGTCACCTGAAGGTCCTGTCTGCTGGGATGAAGACATACGAGGTGCCTCCAGACTACAGCG AGGTTGTGCTACCTGAAAGACCCAAGCTGAAGTTTCTGAACAAGGTGCCCAACTTTAAGAAGGCGAGGAAGGAGATGAAGAAGCTGAGAGACATCCAGGGACCAGCCCAGACAGCCAACACCTTCACCAAGGGACAGTACGGCATCGTG gcgcTGGGCGGGGGCTACCTCCACTTTGGTCACATGGAGATGATGCGTCTGACCATCAACAGGAGGATGGACCCTCGCACCACCTTCGCCCGCTGGCGTATTAACGCCCCCTACAAGCCCATCACCAGGAAGGGCCTGGGCCAGAGGATGGGCGGGGGCAAAGGGAACATCGACCACTACGTCACACCGGTGAAGTACGGACGGATGATTGTGGAGGTTGGGGGACGGCTGGAACTGGGCGAGGTGGAGCCTATCCTCAAGGAAGTGGCCAAGAAACTGCCCTTCCCTGCCAAG gtAGTGTCCAGAGAGAGCCTGGCAGCcatgcagcaggagcagcaggacATGGAGCAGAACAACCAGAACCCCTGGACCTTCCAGAGGATCGCCAGGGGCAACATGCTGGGGGTCAGGAGGGTCCTCAGCCCCTTTGACCTCCACAACCACGGGAAGCACAGCGGAAAGTTCCACAACCCGGGCAGGGTGTGA